The Mycolicibacterium mageritense genome contains a region encoding:
- a CDS encoding 1-acyl-sn-glycerol-3-phosphate acyltransferase, with amino-acid sequence MASTDIDPSEITKWDPGLTEKVMGWLRPLTKGYHRSEVRGLENFPHGGALVVSNHSGGLFAMDVPVFATGFYEKFGYERPVYTLSHDMLMTGPTAAFFKKTGFIRANHENADEALRSGGVVVVFPGGDYDVYRPTFSANKIDFGGRTGYVKAAINAGVPIVPMVGIGGQEAQLFLSRGTGVAKALGPIARLARTKIVPVSFGFPFGLSAVLPLNVPLPTKIVMETLPPIDIAAEFGEDPDIDEVDTHVRRVMQRAIDKLAEERRFPVIG; translated from the coding sequence GTGGCCTCGACCGACATCGACCCGTCCGAAATCACCAAGTGGGATCCGGGCCTGACCGAGAAGGTCATGGGCTGGCTGCGGCCGCTCACCAAGGGCTACCACCGCTCGGAGGTCCGCGGCCTGGAGAACTTCCCGCACGGCGGCGCGCTGGTGGTGTCGAACCACTCGGGCGGGCTGTTCGCGATGGACGTGCCGGTGTTCGCGACGGGGTTCTACGAGAAGTTCGGCTACGAGCGGCCCGTGTACACCCTCAGCCACGACATGCTGATGACCGGACCGACCGCGGCGTTCTTCAAGAAGACCGGCTTCATCCGGGCCAACCACGAGAACGCCGACGAGGCGCTGCGCTCGGGCGGTGTCGTGGTGGTGTTCCCCGGCGGTGACTACGACGTGTACCGGCCTACCTTCAGTGCCAACAAGATCGACTTCGGCGGGCGGACCGGCTATGTGAAGGCCGCGATCAACGCCGGCGTGCCGATCGTTCCGATGGTCGGCATCGGTGGCCAGGAGGCTCAGCTGTTCCTGTCCCGCGGCACGGGTGTCGCCAAGGCGCTGGGACCGATCGCACGCCTGGCCCGCACCAAGATCGTGCCCGTGTCGTTCGGCTTCCCGTTCGGACTGTCGGCCGTGCTGCCGCTCAACGTGCCACTGCCGACCAAGATCGTGATGGAGACGCTGCCGCCGATCGACATCGCTGCGGAGTTCGGTGAGGATCCCGACATCGACGAGGTCGACACGCACGTCCGCCGCGTCATGCAGCGGGCCATCGACAAGCTCGCCGAGGAACGCCGCTTCCCGGTGATCGGCTGA
- a CDS encoding dihydrofolate reductase family protein has translation MSTVYYTASSLDGFIVDTEGSLDWLITRAIDADGPFGYDEFIKTIGALAMGAATYEWIVKNHPGEWMYDQPTWVLTHRPGIVLPEHPVQVFAGAVPELHRQLVAAAAGKDVWIVGGGEVAAQFVTEGLIDEMIVSYAPCTLGGGAPVLPLRSEWALTESAVNGDFVCARWTKPAA, from the coding sequence GTGTCAACCGTCTACTACACCGCATCGAGCCTCGACGGCTTCATCGTCGACACCGAGGGAAGCCTCGACTGGCTGATCACGCGTGCCATCGACGCCGACGGCCCGTTCGGGTATGACGAGTTCATCAAAACCATTGGGGCGCTTGCGATGGGCGCGGCCACCTATGAGTGGATCGTCAAGAATCACCCAGGTGAGTGGATGTACGACCAGCCGACGTGGGTGCTCACCCATCGGCCGGGCATCGTGCTGCCCGAACATCCCGTCCAGGTCTTCGCCGGAGCCGTACCGGAATTGCATCGCCAACTCGTCGCGGCGGCAGCGGGTAAGGACGTCTGGATCGTGGGCGGTGGTGAGGTGGCCGCACAATTCGTGACGGAAGGCCTGATCGACGAGATGATCGTGAGCTATGCGCCGTGCACACTGGGCGGAGGCGCACCGGTGCTGCCGTTGCGCTCGGAGTGGGCGCTGACCGAATCCGCGGTCAACGGCGATTTCGTGTGTGCCCGTTGGACCAAACCGGCCGCCTAG
- a CDS encoding helix-turn-helix transcriptional regulator: MDVSDQPNGRDRLRELLDAVVDEDNNGVGEMARSSYASEFHFSREVRRLTGEPPAALRRRVMLERAAWRLQHGEGVAEVAAAEGWSSAEVFSRAFRRGFGVPPSRAGDVAFRLPAPNGVHFHPPHSLWVDGSSSGGGPDIAQFMLVHDVADTAYLIEQARQLTQSQWSQEVSPGQVVLSWDGPEPSVAAVLSAIVWTKQVWLATIEGRDFPERELAATAAELAAHHDEIGKRWTTVISEYSAAGRLADTVIDALCDPPESFQLYGIVAHVLTYSAHRRGLVRAMLARHGIETDQGDPLEWMRRD, from the coding sequence GTGGATGTGAGCGACCAACCGAACGGCCGGGACCGACTACGGGAGCTGCTCGACGCCGTCGTCGACGAGGACAACAACGGTGTCGGCGAAATGGCCCGCAGCAGTTACGCATCGGAATTCCACTTCTCGCGCGAGGTACGCCGGTTGACCGGCGAGCCGCCCGCGGCGTTGCGGCGACGCGTCATGCTCGAACGGGCGGCCTGGCGGTTACAGCACGGTGAGGGCGTCGCCGAGGTGGCTGCTGCCGAGGGGTGGTCGTCCGCCGAAGTGTTTTCCCGGGCTTTCCGGCGCGGGTTCGGCGTGCCACCGTCTCGTGCGGGTGACGTCGCATTCCGGCTGCCCGCGCCGAACGGCGTGCATTTCCACCCGCCGCACTCCTTGTGGGTCGACGGGTCGAGTTCCGGCGGTGGCCCCGATATCGCACAGTTCATGCTTGTGCACGACGTCGCCGACACCGCCTATCTCATCGAGCAGGCCCGGCAGCTCACGCAAAGCCAATGGTCCCAGGAGGTTTCACCCGGCCAGGTGGTGTTGTCCTGGGATGGTCCGGAACCCAGCGTGGCTGCGGTGCTCAGCGCGATCGTGTGGACCAAACAGGTGTGGCTGGCCACCATCGAAGGCCGGGATTTCCCGGAGCGCGAGCTCGCGGCCACCGCCGCGGAACTGGCGGCGCACCACGATGAGATCGGAAAGCGTTGGACCACGGTGATTTCCGAGTACTCGGCCGCGGGCAGGCTCGCCGACACGGTGATCGACGCGCTCTGTGATCCACCGGAGTCCTTTCAGCTGTACGGCATCGTCGCGCATGTTCTCACGTACTCGGCGCACCGCAGGGGACTGGTCCGCGCCATGTTGGCGCGCCATGGCATCGAAACCGATCAGGGAGATCCCCTGGAATGGATGAGGAGGGACTGA
- a CDS encoding TetR/AcrR family transcriptional regulator, with translation MGNREALLAGALACIYEKGYARTTARDVATAAGTSLAAIGYHFGTTQELLNQAVYATVERWGDEMQERIKAGASPDRGYLDRLTAIIDDTIGSIRDDRPVWESTLDMLAQIKHVPEIHAMLRTGIHQARTGNVAMFDAVDEDTVDAHQERTLGAFYYCLIIGLVVQWLIDPDTAPRGEDIAEALRTIAAKVDR, from the coding sequence ATGGGAAATCGCGAAGCGTTGCTGGCCGGGGCGTTGGCGTGCATCTACGAAAAGGGCTATGCCCGCACGACGGCGCGTGACGTCGCCACCGCGGCCGGCACGAGCCTCGCGGCCATCGGCTACCACTTCGGCACCACGCAGGAACTGCTCAACCAGGCGGTGTACGCCACAGTGGAGCGTTGGGGCGACGAAATGCAGGAGCGGATCAAGGCCGGCGCAAGCCCGGATCGCGGTTACCTGGACCGGCTCACGGCCATCATCGACGACACCATCGGCTCGATCCGCGACGACCGGCCGGTGTGGGAGTCGACTCTCGACATGCTGGCCCAGATCAAGCACGTGCCCGAGATCCACGCGATGCTGCGCACCGGAATACACCAGGCCCGCACCGGCAATGTCGCGATGTTCGACGCCGTCGACGAGGACACCGTCGACGCCCACCAGGAGCGCACGCTCGGCGCGTTCTATTACTGCCTGATCATCGGACTCGTCGTGCAATGGCTCATCGATCCCGACACCGCGCCGCGCGGGGAGGACATCGCCGAGGCGCTGCGCACGATCGCAGCGAAGGTCGACCGGTAA
- a CDS encoding arylamine N-acetyltransferase family protein, with protein MGALDLAAYFNRIGYQGPAQPDLATLQGIVTAHGRSIPFENLDPLLGIPVADLGAAALSDKLVARRRGGYCYEHNGLLGYVLEQVGFGVERFAGRVVWMQEPGAPLPAQTHNVLGVTIPGVDGRYLVDVGFGGQTLSSPIRLEAGPVQETRHEPYRLLDHEDGLVLQAQIRDQWLPLYRFSTRPQPRIDLEVGSWYVSTHPGGIFVTGLTAALITDEARFNLRGRNLAIHRRGGTERVRFDTAAQVLDALTERFGINLADLADVDVEARVAAVLDT; from the coding sequence ATGGGCGCACTCGACCTCGCGGCATACTTCAACCGGATCGGCTATCAGGGTCCGGCACAACCGGACCTGGCCACTCTGCAGGGCATCGTGACAGCGCACGGCCGGTCGATCCCGTTCGAGAACCTGGATCCGCTGCTGGGCATCCCGGTCGCCGATCTCGGTGCCGCCGCACTGTCCGACAAGCTCGTTGCCCGGCGGCGTGGCGGGTATTGCTACGAGCACAACGGGCTGCTCGGGTATGTGCTCGAGCAGGTCGGTTTCGGGGTCGAGCGGTTCGCCGGGCGCGTGGTGTGGATGCAGGAGCCCGGTGCCCCGTTGCCGGCGCAGACGCACAACGTGCTCGGCGTGACGATTCCCGGCGTCGACGGGCGGTATCTGGTGGACGTCGGTTTCGGTGGGCAGACGCTGTCGTCGCCGATCCGGCTGGAGGCCGGCCCTGTGCAGGAGACGCGGCACGAGCCGTACCGGCTCCTCGATCACGAGGACGGGTTGGTGCTGCAGGCTCAGATTCGCGACCAGTGGCTGCCGTTGTACCGATTCAGCACGCGTCCGCAACCCCGCATCGACCTCGAAGTCGGAAGTTGGTATGTGTCAACGCATCCCGGCGGGATATTCGTGACCGGGCTGACCGCGGCCCTGATCACCGACGAGGCCCGCTTCAATCTGCGAGGCCGCAACCTGGCGATCCACCGCCGGGGTGGGACCGAACGGGTTCGCTTCGACACCGCGGCGCAGGTGCTCGACGCGCTGACCGAAAGGTTCGGCATCAACCTGGCAGACCTCGCCGACGTCGACGTCGAAGCGCGCGTCGCCGCGGTGCTCGACACCTGA
- the fadD12 gene encoding acyl-CoA ligase FadD12 — protein MRRSGLITVLRPDKYVRIAAAMARENMSVTSGFASAAQRCPDRAGLVDERGTLTWRQLDERADALAAALQALPSGAPQVVGIMARNHRGFVLSLIAANRIGADVLLLNTSFAGPALAEVVTREEVDAVIYDEEFSETVDRALVDRPGAARILAWTNSNVHETTVDRLVDEFERKQPRRAGGKSRVILLTSGTTGTPKGAKHSGGGPDVLKSILDRTPWRAEEPVVIVAPMFHAWGFSQLAFAASMACTIITRRKFDPEATLELIDRHRATGLCVVPVMFDRIMDLPDNVLRRYDGRSLRFAAASGSRMRPDVVIKFMDRFGDVIYNNYNATEAGMIATATPADLRAAPDTAGKPAEGTDIRILDNDFNELPTGEVGTIYVRNSTQFDGYTSGTTKDFHDGYMCSGDVGYLDAAGRLFVVGRDDEMIVSGGENVYPIEVEKVLAGHPDVAEAAVLGVDDEQFGQRLAGFVVLANPVTPDELKAYVRENLANYKVPREITVLDELPRNSTGKIARRDLQDLANG, from the coding sequence ATGCGCCGGTCCGGGTTGATCACCGTGTTACGCCCGGACAAGTACGTGCGGATCGCCGCCGCGATGGCCCGCGAGAACATGAGCGTCACATCGGGTTTCGCGAGCGCGGCTCAGCGCTGCCCGGACCGCGCGGGGCTCGTCGACGAGCGGGGCACCCTGACGTGGCGGCAGCTCGACGAGCGGGCAGACGCGCTGGCCGCGGCCCTGCAGGCGTTGCCGTCGGGTGCACCGCAGGTCGTGGGCATCATGGCCCGCAATCACCGGGGCTTCGTGCTGTCGCTGATCGCGGCCAACCGCATCGGCGCCGATGTGCTGCTGCTGAACACGTCGTTCGCTGGGCCGGCCCTGGCCGAGGTGGTCACCCGCGAAGAGGTCGACGCCGTCATCTACGACGAGGAGTTCAGCGAGACGGTGGACCGCGCATTGGTCGACCGACCCGGCGCCGCAAGGATTCTGGCCTGGACCAACTCGAACGTGCACGAGACCACGGTCGACCGGCTCGTCGACGAGTTCGAGCGCAAGCAGCCGCGGCGCGCCGGCGGCAAGAGCCGGGTGATCCTGCTGACGTCGGGCACCACGGGAACTCCCAAGGGCGCCAAGCACTCCGGTGGCGGACCTGACGTGCTCAAGTCGATCCTCGACCGCACCCCGTGGCGTGCAGAAGAACCCGTGGTGATCGTGGCACCCATGTTCCATGCCTGGGGCTTCTCGCAACTGGCGTTCGCCGCGTCGATGGCGTGCACGATCATCACGCGACGCAAGTTCGACCCCGAGGCCACGCTCGAACTCATCGACCGGCACCGGGCCACGGGCCTGTGCGTGGTGCCGGTGATGTTCGACCGCATCATGGATCTGCCCGACAACGTGCTGCGGCGCTATGACGGGCGCTCGTTGCGGTTCGCCGCGGCGTCCGGCTCACGGATGCGGCCCGACGTGGTGATCAAGTTCATGGACCGGTTCGGCGATGTCATCTACAACAACTACAACGCGACCGAGGCAGGCATGATCGCCACCGCCACCCCGGCCGACCTGCGCGCCGCGCCGGACACCGCGGGTAAACCCGCCGAGGGCACCGATATTCGGATTCTCGACAACGACTTCAACGAGCTTCCGACCGGCGAGGTCGGCACCATCTACGTGCGCAACTCGACGCAGTTCGACGGGTACACCTCGGGCACCACCAAAGACTTTCACGACGGCTACATGTGTTCGGGCGACGTGGGTTATCTCGATGCGGCCGGCCGGCTGTTCGTGGTCGGCCGAGACGACGAGATGATCGTGTCGGGCGGTGAAAACGTGTACCCCATCGAGGTGGAGAAGGTACTCGCCGGCCATCCCGATGTCGCAGAGGCCGCGGTGCTCGGCGTGGACGACGAACAGTTCGGCCAGCGGCTGGCCGGTTTCGTGGTGCTCGCCAATCCCGTGACGCCCGACGAGCTCAAGGCCTATGTCCGCGAAAACCTCGCCAATTACAAAGTGCCACGGGAGATCACAGTGCTCGATGAGCTACCCCGCAACAGCACGGGCAAGATCGCCCGCCGCGACCTGCAGGATCTTGCCAATGGGTAA
- a CDS encoding TetR/AcrR family transcriptional regulator, translating into MSNPVKPRNKRGSTRTRMLVSAVEVLRERGAAGVTIDEVLTRSGAPRGSVYHHFPGGRHQILTEALLFAGDSIGSLIDESAQDGGLALVRRFVTFWENLLADSDYTAGCPVVAAAIGAADEPQLSSIAGDIFGRWRESLGRAFAADGFEESDAQSLAVMCISALEGAVVLCRSSRSTNALREVALQLEFLIKSREFVLRNGVPRVGRRP; encoded by the coding sequence ATGTCCAACCCCGTCAAGCCCCGCAACAAACGCGGCTCGACCCGCACCCGCATGCTGGTCAGCGCGGTCGAAGTGTTGCGTGAGCGCGGCGCCGCCGGTGTCACGATCGACGAGGTTCTGACCCGAAGCGGCGCTCCGCGCGGTTCGGTGTACCACCACTTCCCCGGTGGCCGTCATCAGATCCTGACCGAGGCACTGCTGTTCGCCGGGGACTCGATCGGCAGCCTGATCGACGAGAGCGCACAGGACGGCGGCCTGGCGCTGGTTCGCAGGTTCGTCACGTTCTGGGAGAACCTGCTGGCAGATAGCGACTACACCGCAGGCTGCCCCGTGGTCGCCGCGGCGATCGGTGCCGCCGACGAACCTCAGCTCAGCAGCATCGCCGGCGACATCTTCGGGCGCTGGCGCGAATCCCTGGGCCGGGCATTCGCCGCCGACGGCTTCGAGGAATCCGACGCGCAGTCCCTCGCCGTCATGTGCATCTCCGCGCTCGAAGGTGCGGTCGTGTTGTGCCGGTCCTCGCGCAGCACCAACGCTTTGCGCGAAGTCGCGCTGCAGCTCGAATTCCTCATCAAGTCACGTGAATTCGTGCTGCGCAACGGTGTACCGCGAGTCGGGCGCCGGCCCTAG
- a CDS encoding alpha/beta hydrolase yields MGKREPLLAALAELANAANAVRPLVRKGNATVLAFAYGWPTSENAPLVTTVSVLDALRRAVRGDYRTAGGRISLLVKMFSWALLVLVHRRGVQSRPYFEEPLREALGPDYRDVARAGRPRGVFATSQIRRRYVEKTVRYGPHAANLADIWRRADLPRDGKAPVLLQVPGGAWMIGMRRPQGYPLMSQLAEKGWICVSIGYRVSPKHPWPDHIVDVKQALAWVKANIAEYGGDPDTVCITGGSAGGHLAALAALTPNDPKWQPGFEDADTSVVAAVPVYGRYDWFSRTGNGRSQFVDALQRIIVKLPFTGNEQLYHDASPISLVHPDAPPFFVLHGTNDSLIPVQEGRDFVAALREVATAPVVYAEIPHAQHAFDVFGSPHGHYTADAVEKFLDWVRAKQLTLTSVGSGADGQSGVIG; encoded by the coding sequence ATGGGTAAGCGCGAACCGCTCCTGGCCGCGCTCGCCGAGCTGGCCAACGCAGCCAACGCGGTCAGGCCTCTCGTCCGTAAAGGAAACGCGACGGTGCTCGCGTTCGCCTACGGCTGGCCCACGTCCGAGAACGCGCCGCTGGTGACGACCGTTTCCGTGCTCGATGCGCTGAGGCGTGCGGTGCGCGGCGACTACCGGACCGCCGGAGGACGAATCTCCCTGTTGGTCAAGATGTTCTCGTGGGCCCTGCTGGTGCTGGTGCACCGGCGCGGCGTGCAGTCCCGGCCGTATTTCGAGGAACCGCTGCGTGAGGCACTCGGCCCGGACTACCGCGACGTGGCCCGGGCCGGCAGGCCGAGAGGGGTGTTCGCCACGTCGCAGATCCGCCGCCGCTACGTCGAGAAAACCGTGCGCTACGGCCCGCACGCGGCCAATCTCGCGGACATCTGGCGACGCGCCGACCTGCCCCGGGACGGCAAGGCCCCGGTGTTGCTTCAGGTTCCCGGCGGGGCGTGGATGATCGGGATGCGCAGGCCACAGGGATATCCGCTGATGAGCCAGCTCGCCGAAAAGGGCTGGATCTGTGTGTCGATCGGCTACCGCGTCAGTCCGAAGCACCCGTGGCCGGATCACATCGTCGACGTCAAGCAGGCCCTGGCATGGGTGAAGGCCAACATCGCCGAGTACGGCGGCGACCCGGACACCGTGTGCATCACCGGCGGATCGGCAGGCGGACACCTCGCCGCCCTGGCGGCATTGACGCCCAACGACCCGAAATGGCAGCCCGGATTCGAAGACGCGGATACGTCGGTGGTTGCGGCCGTGCCGGTCTACGGACGCTACGACTGGTTCAGCCGAACCGGCAACGGCCGCAGCCAGTTCGTCGATGCCCTGCAACGGATCATCGTCAAGCTACCGTTCACCGGCAACGAGCAGCTGTACCACGACGCTTCGCCGATCTCGCTCGTGCATCCCGACGCGCCACCGTTCTTCGTGCTGCACGGCACCAACGACTCGCTGATCCCGGTGCAGGAAGGCCGCGACTTCGTGGCGGCGCTTCGCGAGGTCGCGACGGCACCGGTGGTCTACGCCGAGATCCCGCACGCCCAGCACGCATTCGACGTCTTCGGCTCACCACACGGGCATTACACCGCCGACGCGGTCGAGAAGTTCTTGGACTGGGTACGCGCGAAACAGCTGACGTTGACGAGCGTCGGGTCAGGCGCCGACGGTCAGTCCGGCGTAATCGGGTAG
- a CDS encoding Lrp/AsnC family transcriptional regulator, producing the protein MVHLDRLDADLIGLLERNGRMGVAELASSLGVARNTIQSRLRRLEESGLLRGFRPDIDLDAAGVAVQAFIALEVEQGRLLKIAELLTAMPEILEIHVTTGREDLLARVATESQAGLQQLIEHIVSIPGVVHSATTLTLTTPLLYRIEPLLDKLTRSRGWGRSTPAPKD; encoded by the coding sequence ATGGTCCACCTGGATCGACTTGACGCGGATCTGATCGGTCTGCTGGAACGCAACGGGCGCATGGGCGTCGCCGAGTTGGCGTCGTCGCTCGGCGTCGCGCGCAACACGATTCAATCCCGGTTGCGCCGGCTGGAGGAATCAGGCCTGCTACGCGGCTTCCGTCCCGACATCGACCTGGATGCCGCCGGCGTCGCAGTGCAGGCGTTCATCGCGCTGGAGGTCGAGCAGGGCCGCCTGCTGAAGATCGCCGAACTGCTCACGGCCATGCCCGAGATCCTGGAGATCCACGTCACCACGGGCCGCGAGGATCTCCTTGCGCGGGTGGCGACGGAATCGCAGGCCGGGCTGCAACAACTCATCGAGCACATCGTCAGCATTCCCGGCGTCGTGCATTCGGCCACCACGCTGACCCTCACCACGCCCTTGCTCTACCGCATAGAACCGTTGTTGGACAAGCTGACTCGCAGCCGAGGCTGGGGCAGGTCGACACCCGCGCCGAAGGATTGA
- a CDS encoding HD domain-containing protein: MAAHLTERLREDLLARWSESHRKHHNVAHLHEMLDAIQALADDGLHFDREAVELAAWFHDAIYDIGRDDNEDRSAELARELLSTSPVRDEVARLVLATKTHKVSAGDINGAVLSDADLSVLGAPAARYQRYAAAVREEYHAIPDDVFKPARARVLAELLDGAMFHTGPGRDRWEDQARRNVATEIEALTS; the protein is encoded by the coding sequence ATGGCAGCGCATCTCACCGAGCGACTGCGGGAGGATCTGCTCGCCCGCTGGTCGGAATCTCACCGCAAGCACCACAACGTCGCGCATCTGCACGAGATGTTGGATGCGATCCAGGCGCTGGCCGACGACGGTCTGCACTTCGACCGCGAGGCCGTCGAGTTGGCCGCCTGGTTCCACGACGCCATCTACGACATCGGCCGCGACGACAACGAGGACCGTTCGGCCGAGCTGGCGCGCGAGCTCCTGTCCACTTCCCCGGTGCGTGACGAGGTGGCCCGGCTCGTGCTGGCCACCAAGACCCACAAGGTCTCGGCGGGCGACATCAACGGGGCCGTGCTCAGCGATGCCGACCTTTCGGTGCTCGGCGCACCCGCGGCCCGCTACCAGCGCTACGCGGCCGCGGTGCGCGAGGAGTACCACGCGATCCCCGACGACGTGTTCAAACCGGCCCGGGCGCGTGTGCTCGCCGAGCTGCTCGACGGGGCGATGTTCCACACCGGGCCCGGGCGCGACCGTTGGGAGGATCAGGCGCGCCGCAACGTCGCAACCGAGATCGAGGCGCTGACCAGCTGA
- a CDS encoding crotonase/enoyl-CoA hydratase family protein: MTSTTGLTLETVSVERDGYVLMIGLNRPHKRNAFNMAMLTDLSRAYGLLESDESLRAGVLFAHGDHFTAGLDLADVAPRIASGELPVPADGRDPWRLDGDWTKPVVAAAQGRCLTLGIELLLAADIRVAAQDTRFAQIEVLRGIYPFGGATLRLPRLTGWGNAMRWLLTGDEFDAAEANRIGLVQEIAPDGENAIARARAIAHTIADRAAPLGVKATLASAHTAHSQGDAAAIARLRPTVTELFATADAAEGVQSFVERRDAVFQGR, encoded by the coding sequence ATGACCAGCACAACCGGGTTGACCCTCGAAACCGTTTCGGTGGAGCGGGACGGGTACGTACTCATGATCGGCCTGAACCGGCCGCACAAGCGCAACGCCTTCAACATGGCGATGCTGACCGACCTCTCCCGCGCGTACGGGCTGCTGGAGTCCGACGAAAGCCTGCGTGCCGGAGTGCTGTTCGCACACGGCGACCATTTCACGGCGGGCCTTGACCTGGCGGACGTCGCACCGCGGATCGCGTCCGGCGAACTGCCGGTACCCGCCGATGGCCGCGATCCCTGGCGCCTGGACGGCGACTGGACCAAACCCGTCGTGGCCGCGGCACAGGGCCGGTGTCTGACTCTGGGCATCGAGTTGTTGCTTGCCGCCGACATCAGGGTGGCCGCACAGGACACTCGGTTCGCCCAGATCGAGGTTTTGCGGGGGATCTACCCGTTCGGCGGGGCGACGCTGCGGCTGCCGCGGCTGACGGGGTGGGGCAACGCGATGCGCTGGCTGCTCACCGGTGACGAGTTCGACGCGGCCGAGGCCAACCGGATCGGGTTGGTGCAGGAAATCGCGCCGGACGGTGAGAATGCGATCGCCAGGGCCCGCGCGATCGCGCACACGATCGCCGACCGGGCCGCACCGCTCGGAGTCAAGGCCACACTGGCCTCGGCACACACCGCACATTCGCAGGGCGACGCCGCGGCCATCGCCCGGCTGCGGCCCACCGTCACCGAACTGTTCGCGACCGCGGACGCCGCCGAGGGCGTGCAGTCGTTCGTCGAACGCCGGGACGCGGTGTTCCAGGGCCGGTGA
- a CDS encoding FAD-dependent monooxygenase, which translates to MVTNVLISGASIAGPALAHCLRRYGFAVTVVERAPALRPGGQAVDLRGVSKEAVRRMGLEAQVRAARTNTRGMSIVDRNNKRIGEMRADMLGGDGLIAEIEILRGDISEVFYRATEGEVEYLFGDQITAIHETGECVEVTFASGAVRTFDIVVGADGLHSGVRALVFGPESEFLRDLGRLGAFFTVPNRLDLDNWMLVYSEPKCSATLRSVRDNQAAMATVSIPGTRADYDYRDTAGQKAMLRQELSHVGWEVPWLLEKLDGADDFYFDSSSQVEMDTWSRGRVVLLGDAAFCSSPSSGQGTSLAVVGAYILAGELAAARGDHRAAFTAYERRMRPWVAANQKMGRDNIKRFAADNRFELWLQNQILRALPYLPGKKLMLRGMFKVINGIELPDYAGLTVGA; encoded by the coding sequence ATGGTCACCAACGTGCTGATCTCCGGGGCAAGCATCGCCGGGCCGGCGCTGGCGCATTGCCTGCGCCGCTACGGATTCGCGGTGACCGTCGTCGAACGGGCACCCGCGCTGCGGCCCGGCGGCCAGGCTGTTGACCTGAGGGGCGTCTCCAAAGAGGCGGTGCGCAGGATGGGCCTCGAGGCGCAGGTGCGCGCGGCGCGGACCAACACCAGAGGGATGTCGATCGTCGACCGCAACAACAAGCGGATCGGTGAGATGCGTGCGGACATGCTCGGCGGGGACGGTCTGATCGCCGAGATCGAGATTCTGCGTGGCGACATCTCCGAGGTGTTCTACCGGGCAACTGAGGGCGAGGTCGAATATCTCTTCGGCGACCAGATCACTGCGATTCACGAGACCGGCGAGTGCGTCGAAGTGACGTTTGCCTCCGGTGCCGTAAGGACATTCGACATCGTCGTCGGCGCCGACGGATTGCACTCCGGCGTCCGGGCCCTCGTGTTCGGGCCGGAGTCGGAGTTCCTGCGCGATCTCGGCCGGCTCGGCGCCTTCTTCACGGTGCCCAACCGGCTCGACCTGGACAACTGGATGCTCGTCTACAGCGAGCCCAAGTGCAGCGCGACCTTGCGCAGTGTCCGAGACAACCAGGCCGCCATGGCCACCGTGTCGATTCCTGGAACCAGGGCCGACTACGACTATCGCGACACAGCCGGTCAGAAAGCCATGCTGCGACAAGAGCTTTCCCACGTGGGGTGGGAGGTGCCCTGGCTGCTGGAAAAGCTGGACGGTGCCGACGACTTCTACTTCGACTCGTCGAGTCAGGTCGAGATGGACACCTGGTCCCGTGGCCGGGTGGTGCTGCTCGGTGACGCAGCGTTCTGCTCGTCACCGAGCTCGGGCCAGGGCACGAGCCTCGCGGTCGTCGGCGCCTACATCCTGGCCGGCGAGCTGGCGGCCGCCAGGGGTGACCATCGCGCGGCGTTCACCGCGTACGAGCGCCGCATGCGGCCCTGGGTTGCGGCCAACCAGAAGATGGGCCGCGACAACATCAAACGGTTCGCGGCCGACAACCGGTTCGAGCTGTGGCTGCAGAACCAGATACTCCGCGCGCTGCCCTACCTGCCCGGCAAGAAGCTCATGCTGCGCGGAATGTTCAAGGTGATCAACGGAATCGAGCTACCCGATTACGCCGGACTGACCGTCGGCGCCTGA